The genomic stretch TGATGCAACCCCTCAACATTTGCAGGATACCCTCCGCCATACTTTTCGTTGATCTTCACCTGGTCAGGGGCAAGTCCTGACTTTTGGGCCTCTTCTGCAGGGACTCTAAGACTTCTGTCTGCACGGCTGTTAGCGGACCCCCTGCTGCAATACGCGGCTGTAGAACGTACAGTTGACACCAAGAGCCTCCCACGCAGCATCTACTTCAGGGCTTGCTTCTTGCCGATAAATGTTTTCTTTTAAGAACGAGCCATTAAACTGTTCTTGGTGGTATTCGATCCCGACTTCTGGGATCACCGGGGCTATACTTGTGTTAGAGCTGCATCCGTATCTCCTCTCCTGTAATATATTCTTTGCATGATTTGTTTGACCTAGGCTAGGGACTTACAGTATTGTGTGAGTTGTCGAGTGCAGACCTTATCGAGATTGTGTTGCTGACGTCCAAGAACAACACCTACTAAGCAGGAGAATACGGCGACTgcaacaaaaaggaaatatttTGCACATTTCTTGAACAGGCTctcatttt from Aspergillus oryzae RIB40 DNA, chromosome 1 encodes the following:
- a CDS encoding oxidase ustYa family protein (predicted protein): MRHSVSDPDVDEKLLSDEEATWPREQKKNESLFKKCAKYFLFVAVAVFSCLVGVVLGRQQHNLDKVCTRQLTQYSPVIPEVGIEYHQEQFNGSFLKENIYRQEASPEVDAAWEALGVNYRSLRVPAEEAQKSGLAPDQVKINEKYGGGYPANVEGLHHLHCLVC